In Paramormyrops kingsleyae isolate MSU_618 chromosome 5, PKINGS_0.4, whole genome shotgun sequence, one DNA window encodes the following:
- the LOC111833184 gene encoding tudor and KH domain-containing protein isoform X5, which yields MQSSGEGPWSSLSSGKKVALVLGLPVGATVGYILYRHFTSSNGQRESMEQTRLTVPLEVYRSIARHQSSFLDLVTQQSGAQVRLLSENKGDSVSFQLQGSAHQVLMAKCFLDKLASDCEVITEDFEVPQTALGRIIGRGGESLKLINRTSGARISCPKDRDSTLAEKARVSITGIRREVHHAKELVMEKVAESEEVRQRIAQSSALRHKRRPSEPQGQKEAKPESEKNGVELQLAQEDPLSQKMVLPNGTTEPPDASKPIPEEQSITESGEQDTQEMSPQSIFKFEIPSPDLSFQPDEHLEVYVSAVENPQHFWIQILGVRSLQLDKLTAEMGRFYSTGTAELKVEKVVVGDIVAAPYRNHGTWNRARVLSVLESGLVDVYYVDYGDNGELSLESLRSMRSDFLSLPFQAIECSLAGVSPAGGSWTEEALDDFDRLTYCAQWKPLLAKLCSYSHSDMSSWPSVQLYDSSHGKLLGVGEELIRLGHAVHCLDLGDGGLKGTRDNPGSLQKMLDDVTGVTSELSLSCISLSGFMDPCGNVMKKPASCFSFNFIKPLETVQADADQGSCILLMNSLSNWDSTPSQVPTGVVRQ from the exons ATGCAGTCATCTGGGGAGGGCCCTTGGAGCAGCCTGAGCTCTGGGAAGAAGGTGGCCCTCGTCTTAGGGCTCCCAGTTGGGGCCACGGTTGGCTATATCCTCTATCGTCATTTCACAAGTAGCAATG GTCAAAGGGAGAGTATGGAGCAGACCAGACTGACAGTTCCTCTGGAAGTTTACCGTTCCATCGCCAGGCATCAGAGCTCGTTCCTAGACTTG GTGACCCAGCAGTCTGGTGCCCAAGTGAGGCTTCTGTCAGAGAATAAGGGTGACAGTGTCTCCTTTCAGCTTCAGGGCTCAGCTCACCAGGTTCTGATGGCCAAGTGTTTTCTGGACAAACTGGCCTCTGACTGTGAGGTCATAACTGAAGATTTTGAGGTTCCCCAGACTGCCTTAGGACGAATCATAG GGCGTGGAGGGGAGTCCTTAAAGCTGATAAATCGGACTTCAGGTGCTCGTATTAGCTGTCCTAAAGATCGGGACAGTACCCTGGCAGAGAAGGCCAGGGTCTCCATCACAGGGATACGCCGGGAGGTGCATCATGCCAAA GAGCTAGTCATGGAAAAGGTGGctgagagtgaggaggtccgGCAACGGATAGCACAGTCCTCCGCTCTACGCCACAAGAGGCGCCCCTCAGAACCGCAAGGTCAGAAGGAAGCAAAGCCAGAATCGGAGAAAAATGGAGTGGAACTTCAGCTTGCTCAGGAAGACCCCTTAAGCCAGAAGATGGTACTTCCCAATGGAACCACGGAGCCTCCAGACGCATCTAAACCTATACCAGAGGAACAATCCATAACTGAGAGTGGGGAACAAGACACTCAAGAAATGTCTCCACAGAGCATTTTCAAATTTGAAA TCCCTAGTCCGGATTTGAGCTTCCAGCCAGATGAACACTTGGAAGTATATGTGTCAGCAGTTGAGAACCCACAACACTTCTGGATCCAGATTTTGGGGGTGCGATCATTACAGCTTGACAAGTTGACTGCTGAAATGGGCCGCTTCTACAGCACTGGGACTGCA GAGCTGAAAGTGGAGAAAGTAGTGGTGGGGGACATTGTGGCAGCCCCTTATCGGAACCATGGCACTTGGAACAGGGCCAGAGTACTGAGTGTGCTGGAGTCTGGCCTGGTGGACGTCTACTATGTTGACTATGGTGACAATGGCGAGCTTTCCCTAGAAAGCCTCAGAAGCATGAG GAGTGACTTTTTGAGCCTTCCCTTCCAAGCCATTGAATGTAGTTTAGCAGGAGTAAGTCCAGCAG GGGGGTCATGGACTGAGGAAGCCCTTGATGATTTTGACCGCTTGACTTACTGTGCTCAGTGGAAACCACTTCTTGCTAAATTGTGCAGTTACTCTCATTCTGACATGTCATCCTGGCCAAGTGTTCAGCTCTATGACAGCAGCCATGGCAAG CTGCTGGGTGTGGGTGAGGAGCTCATCCGACTGGGACATGCCGTGCACTGCCTTGACTTGGGTGATGGAGGGCTCAAGGGTACCAGAGATAACCCGGGTTCACTGCAGAAGATGCTG GATGATGTTACTGGAGTCACATCAGAGCTCAGCCTTTCCTGCATCAGCTTGTCAG GTTTTATGGATCCATGTGGCAATGTGATGAAGAAACCAGCCAGTTGCTTTTCCTTTAATTTTATTAAGCCGCTTGAAACTGTACAAGCTGATGCAGACCAGGGTTCTTGTATCCTATTAATGAATTCCTTAAGCAACTGGGACTCCACGCCATCCCAG GTTCCAACAGGTGTTGTCCGGCAATGA
- the LOC111833184 gene encoding tudor and KH domain-containing protein isoform X4: MQSSGEGPWSSLSSGKKVALVLGLPVGATVGYILYRHFTSSNGQRESMEQTRLTVPLEVYRSIARHQSSFLDLVTQQSGAQVRLLSENKGDSVSFQLQGSAHQVLMAKCFLDKLASDCEVITEDFEVPQTALGRIIGRGGESLKLINRTSGARISCPKDRDSTLAEKARVSITGIRREVHHAKELVMEKVAESEEVRQRIAQSSALRHKRRPSEPQGQKEAKPESEKNGVELQLAQEDPLSQKMVLPNGTTEPPDASKPIPEEQSITESGEQDTQEMSPQSIFKFEIPSPDLSFQPDEHLEVYVSAVENPQHFWIQILGVRSLQLDKLTAEMGRFYSTGTAELKVEKVVVGDIVAAPYRNHGTWNRARVLSVLESGLVDVYYVDYGDNGELSLESLRSMRSDFLSLPFQAIECSLAGVSPAGGSWTEEALDDFDRLTYCAQWKPLLAKLCSYSHSDMSSWPSVQLYDSSHGKLLGVGEELIRLGHAVHCLDLGDGGLKGTRDNPGSLQKMLDDVTGVTSELSLSCISLSGFMDPCGNVMKKPASCFSFNFIKPLETVQADADQGSCILLMNSLSNWDSTPSQVGMNILWIGVSSNLALKPGVIHPSEYRKIM; encoded by the exons ATGCAGTCATCTGGGGAGGGCCCTTGGAGCAGCCTGAGCTCTGGGAAGAAGGTGGCCCTCGTCTTAGGGCTCCCAGTTGGGGCCACGGTTGGCTATATCCTCTATCGTCATTTCACAAGTAGCAATG GTCAAAGGGAGAGTATGGAGCAGACCAGACTGACAGTTCCTCTGGAAGTTTACCGTTCCATCGCCAGGCATCAGAGCTCGTTCCTAGACTTG GTGACCCAGCAGTCTGGTGCCCAAGTGAGGCTTCTGTCAGAGAATAAGGGTGACAGTGTCTCCTTTCAGCTTCAGGGCTCAGCTCACCAGGTTCTGATGGCCAAGTGTTTTCTGGACAAACTGGCCTCTGACTGTGAGGTCATAACTGAAGATTTTGAGGTTCCCCAGACTGCCTTAGGACGAATCATAG GGCGTGGAGGGGAGTCCTTAAAGCTGATAAATCGGACTTCAGGTGCTCGTATTAGCTGTCCTAAAGATCGGGACAGTACCCTGGCAGAGAAGGCCAGGGTCTCCATCACAGGGATACGCCGGGAGGTGCATCATGCCAAA GAGCTAGTCATGGAAAAGGTGGctgagagtgaggaggtccgGCAACGGATAGCACAGTCCTCCGCTCTACGCCACAAGAGGCGCCCCTCAGAACCGCAAGGTCAGAAGGAAGCAAAGCCAGAATCGGAGAAAAATGGAGTGGAACTTCAGCTTGCTCAGGAAGACCCCTTAAGCCAGAAGATGGTACTTCCCAATGGAACCACGGAGCCTCCAGACGCATCTAAACCTATACCAGAGGAACAATCCATAACTGAGAGTGGGGAACAAGACACTCAAGAAATGTCTCCACAGAGCATTTTCAAATTTGAAA TCCCTAGTCCGGATTTGAGCTTCCAGCCAGATGAACACTTGGAAGTATATGTGTCAGCAGTTGAGAACCCACAACACTTCTGGATCCAGATTTTGGGGGTGCGATCATTACAGCTTGACAAGTTGACTGCTGAAATGGGCCGCTTCTACAGCACTGGGACTGCA GAGCTGAAAGTGGAGAAAGTAGTGGTGGGGGACATTGTGGCAGCCCCTTATCGGAACCATGGCACTTGGAACAGGGCCAGAGTACTGAGTGTGCTGGAGTCTGGCCTGGTGGACGTCTACTATGTTGACTATGGTGACAATGGCGAGCTTTCCCTAGAAAGCCTCAGAAGCATGAG GAGTGACTTTTTGAGCCTTCCCTTCCAAGCCATTGAATGTAGTTTAGCAGGAGTAAGTCCAGCAG GGGGGTCATGGACTGAGGAAGCCCTTGATGATTTTGACCGCTTGACTTACTGTGCTCAGTGGAAACCACTTCTTGCTAAATTGTGCAGTTACTCTCATTCTGACATGTCATCCTGGCCAAGTGTTCAGCTCTATGACAGCAGCCATGGCAAG CTGCTGGGTGTGGGTGAGGAGCTCATCCGACTGGGACATGCCGTGCACTGCCTTGACTTGGGTGATGGAGGGCTCAAGGGTACCAGAGATAACCCGGGTTCACTGCAGAAGATGCTG GATGATGTTACTGGAGTCACATCAGAGCTCAGCCTTTCCTGCATCAGCTTGTCAG GTTTTATGGATCCATGTGGCAATGTGATGAAGAAACCAGCCAGTTGCTTTTCCTTTAATTTTATTAAGCCGCTTGAAACTGTACAAGCTGATGCAGACCAGGGTTCTTGTATCCTATTAATGAATTCCTTAAGCAACTGGGACTCCACGCCATCCCAGGTGGGCATGAACATACTGTGGATAGGGGTGTCTTCCAACCTTGCTCTCAAGCCAGGAGTTATTCATCCATCAGAATACAGAAAAATTATGTGA